From a single Paenibacillus sp. FSL W8-0426 genomic region:
- a CDS encoding NupC/NupG family nucleoside CNT transporter produces MKFLIAIVGLLVVFGLAYLASNGRKNIRYRPLAVMIVLQLILAYLLLNTEIGTFLIGGFASVFKNLLDYANEGISFVFGGLTTVGAESGGVPFFLSVLMPIVFISALIGILQYIRILPFVIKYIGLVLSKINGMGKLESYNAVASAILGQSEVFISVKKQIGLLPKHRLYTLCASAMSTVSMSIVGAYMSMIDPKYVVTALVLNLFGGFIIASIVNPYRVTEEEDILEVQEEGKQSFFEMLGEYIMDGFKVAITVAAMLIGFVALIALVNGIFSAVLGISFQQLLGYVFAPLAFVMGIPWGEAVQAGSIMATKLVSNEFVAMLSLTQQTALSARTTGIVSVFLVSFANFSSIGIIAGAVKGLHEKQSNVVARFGLKLLYGASLVSVLSAVIAGLFL; encoded by the coding sequence ATGAAATTTCTGATCGCGATTGTCGGTTTGCTGGTGGTGTTTGGACTAGCTTATCTCGCCAGCAACGGCCGAAAGAACATTCGTTACCGTCCCCTTGCCGTCATGATCGTTCTGCAGCTAATACTTGCTTATTTGCTGCTCAATACTGAGATCGGCACATTTTTGATCGGCGGTTTTGCGTCTGTTTTTAAAAACTTGCTCGATTACGCGAACGAAGGGATCTCGTTTGTGTTCGGCGGATTGACGACCGTCGGCGCGGAGAGCGGAGGCGTTCCGTTCTTCTTGAGCGTGCTAATGCCGATCGTTTTTATCTCGGCGCTGATCGGCATATTGCAGTATATCCGAATCTTGCCTTTTGTTATAAAATATATTGGTCTGGTATTAAGCAAAATCAACGGAATGGGCAAACTGGAATCGTATAACGCGGTTGCTTCAGCCATACTGGGGCAATCGGAAGTGTTCATTTCGGTCAAAAAGCAAATCGGCCTGCTGCCAAAGCATCGACTGTATACCCTGTGCGCCTCGGCCATGTCAACGGTATCCATGTCGATCGTCGGGGCCTATATGTCCATGATTGACCCGAAATATGTGGTTACGGCACTGGTGCTGAACCTGTTTGGCGGTTTTATCATCGCGTCCATCGTCAACCCTTACCGGGTTACCGAGGAAGAAGATATATTGGAAGTGCAGGAAGAAGGGAAGCAATCGTTCTTTGAAATGCTGGGCGAATACATCATGGATGGTTTCAAGGTCGCCATCACGGTAGCGGCGATGCTTATTGGCTTCGTGGCTTTGATTGCGCTTGTGAATGGCATTTTTAGCGCCGTGCTCGGCATTTCATTCCAGCAACTGCTCGGTTATGTGTTTGCCCCGCTTGCGTTTGTGATGGGTATTCCCTGGGGAGAAGCGGTGCAGGCAGGAAGCATCATGGCGACAAAGCTGGTCTCGAACGAATTTGTGGCCATGCTGAGTCTGACCCAGCAAACGGCGCTGTCTGCCAGAACGACAGGCATCGTATCCGTCTTTCTGGTGTCGTTCGCCAATTTCTCCTCCATCGGCATTATCGCCGGTGCGGTGAAGGGCCTTCATGAAAAACAGAGCAACGTGGTGGCCCGCTTCGGTCTGAAGCTGCTTTACGGTGCATCGCTGGTCAGCGTGCTGTCCGCGGTCATCGCCGGACTGTTTTTGTAA
- the deoB gene encoding phosphopentomutase has product MSTFKRIHLIVMDSVGIGEAPDAADFDDYDVDTFGHIARERGGLNMPHMASLGLSNIKEIEGVAVADAPKAFYTKMQEASKGKDTMTGHWELMGLYIDTPFRVFPDGFPDELIRRIEEKTGRKVIGNKPASGTEIIDELGEEHVKTGALIIYTSADSVLQIAAHEDVVPLKELYEICEFCREITLDDPYMLGRIIARPFVGEPGSFKRTANRHDYALKPFGRTVMNELKDGGFDVIALGKISDIYDGEGVTKAIRTVSNMDGMDKLSETMDEAFTGLSFVNLVDFDALYGHRRDPQGYAQALEDYDARLPEIMGKMTEDDLLIITADHGNDPTYRGTDHTREYVPLLVYSPRFAGGKRLEQRRTFADVGATVADNFGVKLPEHGTSFLSELK; this is encoded by the coding sequence ATGTCAACATTCAAAAGAATACACCTGATCGTCATGGATTCCGTCGGAATCGGCGAGGCGCCGGACGCAGCGGATTTCGACGATTATGACGTCGATACGTTCGGCCACATCGCGCGTGAGCGCGGCGGGCTGAACATGCCTCATATGGCCAGCCTGGGGTTGTCCAACATCAAGGAAATCGAAGGCGTGGCGGTAGCGGATGCGCCGAAGGCGTTTTACACCAAAATGCAGGAAGCGTCCAAAGGAAAAGATACGATGACAGGTCACTGGGAGCTGATGGGGCTGTACATCGATACGCCGTTTCGCGTATTCCCCGACGGCTTCCCGGATGAGCTGATCCGGCGCATCGAAGAAAAAACGGGCCGCAAAGTCATCGGCAACAAGCCGGCGAGCGGTACGGAAATCATTGACGAGCTGGGCGAAGAGCATGTAAAGACCGGTGCGTTGATCATTTATACCTCCGCAGATTCGGTGCTGCAGATCGCTGCGCATGAAGACGTCGTTCCGCTGAAGGAATTGTACGAAATTTGCGAGTTCTGCCGCGAAATCACGCTGGATGACCCGTACATGCTCGGCCGCATCATCGCACGTCCGTTCGTGGGTGAACCAGGCAGCTTCAAACGTACGGCGAACCGCCATGACTACGCGTTGAAACCGTTCGGCCGCACCGTGATGAACGAGCTGAAGGACGGCGGTTTCGATGTCATTGCGCTTGGCAAAATTTCCGATATCTATGACGGCGAAGGGGTGACCAAGGCGATTCGTACCGTTTCCAACATGGACGGCATGGACAAGCTTTCCGAAACGATGGACGAAGCGTTCACTGGCCTTAGCTTCGTTAACCTGGTGGATTTCGACGCGTTATATGGCCATCGCCGCGATCCGCAAGGTTATGCGCAAGCGCTGGAAGACTACGATGCACGCCTGCCGGAAATTATGGGTAAAATGACGGAAGACGATTTGCTGATCATCACAGCAGACCACGGTAACGATCCAACCTATCGCGGAACGGATCACACGCGCGAGTATGTGCCGCTGCTGGTATACTCCCCTCGCTTTGCAGGAGGCAAACGGCTGGAGCAGCGACGTACGTTTGCCGACGTAGGAGCAACCGTGGCCGACAATTTCGGCGTAAAACTGCCGGAACATGGCACAAGTTTCCTGAGCGAACTTAAATAA
- the deoD gene encoding purine-nucleoside phosphorylase, translating to MSTHIGAKPGDIAETILLPGDPLRAKYIADTYLEDVVCYNEVRGMLGFTGTYQGKRISVQGSGMGIPSFAIYANELIRDYGVKNLIRVGTCGGMQEHVRVRDVILAQAACTDSSMNKLVFGGYDFSPIATFSLLKAAYDRATEKGMNIHVGNVFSSDSFYRDDRSVTEKLMQHGVLGVEMETTALYTIAAKFGVNALTILTVSDHLLTGEETSAEERQKTFNDMMVVALDTAITL from the coding sequence ATGAGTACACATATTGGAGCAAAACCGGGAGATATTGCGGAAACGATTCTGTTGCCGGGAGATCCTTTGCGGGCAAAATACATTGCGGATACGTACCTTGAAGACGTGGTGTGTTATAACGAGGTGCGCGGCATGCTTGGTTTCACGGGTACATATCAAGGAAAACGGATTTCGGTGCAAGGTTCGGGCATGGGCATTCCTTCCTTCGCGATCTATGCGAACGAGTTGATCCGCGATTATGGCGTTAAAAACCTGATTCGCGTGGGCACTTGCGGAGGCATGCAGGAGCACGTTCGCGTTCGCGATGTCATTTTGGCCCAAGCGGCTTGTACGGATTCCAGCATGAACAAGCTGGTGTTCGGCGGATACGACTTTTCTCCAATCGCGACGTTCTCTCTGCTTAAGGCCGCATATGACCGCGCTACCGAAAAAGGCATGAACATTCATGTCGGCAACGTGTTCAGCTCCGATTCCTTCTATCGCGACGACCGTTCCGTGACAGAAAAGCTGATGCAGCACGGCGTATTGGGCGTGGAAATGGAAACGACAGCACTGTATACGATTGCAGCGAAGTTCGGTGTAAACGCGCTGACGATCCTTACCGTAAGCGACCACTTGTTGACAGGCGAAGAAACGTCGGCCGAAGAACGCCAAAAAACGTTCAACGACATGATGGTTGTCGCCCTGGATACAGCCATTACGCTGTAA
- a CDS encoding pyrimidine-nucleoside phosphorylase has translation MRMVDIIAKKRDGKELTTAEIDFVVQGYTQGEIPDYQVSAWAMAVYFNDMTDKERADLTMSMVNSGETIDLSAIEGIKVDKHSTGGVGDTTTLVLAPLVAALDVPVAKMSGRGLGHTGGTTDKLESVAGFHVELEKEEFIRLVNENKVAVIGQSGNLTPADKKLYALRDVTATVNSIPLIASSIMSKKIAAGADAIVLDVKTGAGAFMKTAEDAKELAHAMVSIGNNVGRKTMAVISDMSQPLGFAIGNALEVKEAILTLQGKGPKDLEELCLALGRQMVFLAGKADSLEDAEEKLKEVIRNGKALEKFKQFLANQGGDASVVDHPERLPQAQYLIEVPADKDGYVAEIIADEIGTAAMLLGAGRATKESEIDLAVGLMLNKKVGDAVKAGESLVTIHANREDVASVIEKIKENITIADHAEAPVLVHGIVTE, from the coding sequence ATGAGAATGGTAGACATTATAGCCAAGAAACGCGATGGGAAAGAGCTGACGACGGCCGAGATCGATTTTGTCGTTCAAGGATATACCCAAGGCGAAATTCCGGATTATCAAGTCAGTGCATGGGCGATGGCCGTGTATTTCAATGACATGACGGACAAAGAGCGTGCTGACCTTACCATGTCCATGGTGAATTCCGGCGAAACGATCGACCTTTCCGCCATTGAAGGCATCAAGGTAGACAAGCACTCCACCGGCGGCGTAGGCGATACTACGACGTTGGTGCTGGCACCGCTTGTAGCGGCATTGGACGTACCGGTAGCGAAAATGTCCGGACGCGGCCTGGGCCACACCGGCGGTACTACGGACAAGCTGGAATCCGTTGCCGGTTTCCACGTCGAGCTGGAAAAAGAAGAGTTCATCCGGCTTGTGAACGAAAACAAAGTTGCGGTCATCGGACAAAGCGGCAACCTTACGCCTGCGGACAAAAAGCTGTACGCATTGCGCGACGTGACGGCAACAGTCAACTCCATTCCATTGATCGCCAGCTCGATCATGAGCAAAAAAATCGCCGCCGGCGCTGACGCGATCGTGCTGGACGTCAAGACGGGCGCGGGCGCGTTCATGAAAACCGCAGAGGACGCCAAAGAGCTTGCGCACGCGATGGTCAGCATCGGCAACAATGTCGGCCGCAAAACGATGGCGGTCATCTCCGACATGTCCCAACCGCTTGGATTCGCGATCGGGAATGCGCTTGAAGTGAAAGAAGCCATTCTGACGCTGCAAGGCAAAGGGCCGAAAGATTTGGAAGAGTTGTGCCTGGCACTCGGGCGGCAAATGGTGTTCCTCGCAGGCAAAGCGGATTCGCTGGAAGATGCCGAGGAAAAACTGAAAGAAGTCATCCGCAACGGCAAAGCGTTGGAGAAGTTCAAGCAGTTCCTCGCCAATCAGGGCGGCGACGCTTCGGTCGTGGATCATCCGGAACGTCTGCCTCAGGCTCAATATCTCATTGAAGTGCCTGCGGATAAAGATGGATACGTAGCGGAAATTATCGCTGACGAGATTGGTACGGCGGCCATGCTGCTTGGTGCCGGACGCGCAACGAAAGAATCCGAGATTGATCTGGCCGTTGGCCTGATGTTGAACAAAAAAGTGGGGGATGCCGTCAAAGCGGGCGAATCCCTTGTTACGATCCATGCCAATCGCGAGGATGTCGCAAGCGTGATCGAGAAAATCAAGGAAAACATTACGATTGCCGATCATGCGGAAGCTCCGGTATTGGTACATGGTATAGTAACCGAATAA
- a CDS encoding TIGR03943 family protein: MAAVLRSSPKMRTSFSRSVRVQWHSLFRSVWLGALAIYIIRLNETDSLHYYLAPSLHPLLLCCPVPLLFISAIMGWQGVFGHKHVHCDCEHPPPSGWIRTSLTYGLVCFPLLLGFLLPDLALGSAMASQKGMALSYAPPEIRRKEPLPEANAMKVQDINGLPSRMDASKASNAAAAGQVQFIPPDEYSQEFADLAQKLYREQVIQVHPAIFSETLGAIDMFQRQFAGKSISLTGFVYRDEDMNQDSHFALGRFLVMCCPADAAPFGIMIHVPDAAAFPTDSWVQIDGSIGSVQVDGKDRLEIRADKVIPVAEPSTPYIYTNADSVEAYDQLQNSDTGQ; encoded by the coding sequence ATGGCTGCCGTGTTACGATCATCCCCAAAAATGCGTACTAGCTTTTCCCGTTCAGTTCGCGTGCAATGGCACAGCCTGTTTCGTTCCGTTTGGCTCGGTGCGCTGGCCATATACATTATTCGGCTCAACGAAACCGATTCGCTGCACTATTATTTGGCTCCCTCGCTGCACCCGCTGCTCTTGTGCTGTCCGGTGCCGCTCTTGTTCATCTCGGCAATCATGGGTTGGCAAGGCGTTTTCGGTCATAAGCATGTGCATTGCGATTGCGAGCATCCACCGCCTTCGGGATGGATTCGTACCTCCCTTACCTACGGGTTGGTTTGTTTTCCTTTACTGCTCGGCTTTTTGTTGCCTGATCTTGCATTGGGCAGCGCGATGGCTAGTCAGAAAGGCATGGCGCTTTCTTACGCACCTCCCGAAATCCGACGCAAAGAGCCTTTGCCGGAAGCAAACGCCATGAAGGTGCAGGATATTAACGGGCTCCCATCCAGAATGGATGCGTCCAAAGCTTCCAATGCAGCTGCCGCGGGGCAAGTGCAATTCATACCGCCTGACGAATACAGCCAGGAGTTCGCCGATCTCGCCCAAAAGCTGTACCGCGAACAGGTCATTCAGGTCCATCCGGCGATTTTCTCGGAAACGCTTGGTGCCATCGACATGTTTCAACGTCAATTTGCAGGCAAATCCATCTCGTTAACGGGCTTCGTATACCGGGATGAAGACATGAATCAGGATTCCCACTTTGCCCTTGGTCGTTTCCTGGTCATGTGCTGCCCGGCGGACGCCGCTCCCTTCGGCATTATGATCCATGTGCCCGACGCTGCGGCCTTCCCCACCGACAGCTGGGTCCAAATCGACGGCAGCATCGGTTCCGTGCAGGTGGACGGCAAAGATCGGCTGGAAATTCGTGCTGACAAAGTCATTCCTGTGGCTGAACCGTCGACGCCTTACATCTACACCAACGCAGATTCGGTGGAAGCCTATGACCAACTTCAGAATAGCGATACGGGGCAATAA
- a CDS encoding permease: MKLAANLKLLTFLIPCAFLIPVLVLMAPDLQQAWNSGSMQSIKTILVSILLEAMPFLLIGVLLSSLMQWFVSEDMVRRLTPKNPVLGIIAAGLLGIAFPICECGMIPVVRRLMRKGMPAYIATTFILSGPVVNPVVFTATLLAFPSHPEIVIARMGLAFAVAAIVGGLVYLFAKQNPLRKTNVPDELSVQTTVRTHPGFKMAHPHVHNGHDHSDHEHPKNWRSFFIHAGDELFDMGKYLVLGAVITACIQTFVSRADLISLGNGPISSYVFMMAFAYVLSLCSTSDAFVASAFSHTFALGPLLSFLVLGPMLDFKSTLMLLSTFRTRFVIGLAIAIIVLVFAGSWLINAFA, encoded by the coding sequence ATGAAGCTGGCGGCCAATCTGAAGCTCCTTACCTTCCTTATTCCCTGCGCATTTCTCATCCCCGTACTTGTTCTCATGGCGCCGGACCTGCAGCAAGCCTGGAACAGCGGGAGTATGCAAAGCATAAAAACGATATTGGTCAGCATCCTGCTCGAAGCCATGCCGTTCCTCCTCATTGGCGTACTGCTCTCTTCCCTGATGCAATGGTTTGTGTCCGAAGACATGGTGCGCAGGCTGACGCCAAAAAACCCCGTGCTGGGGATTATCGCCGCAGGCCTGCTCGGCATCGCGTTTCCGATTTGCGAGTGCGGCATGATTCCGGTCGTGCGCAGGTTAATGCGCAAAGGCATGCCTGCCTACATCGCCACGACGTTTATTCTCAGTGGACCTGTAGTAAATCCGGTTGTGTTCACGGCCACCTTGCTTGCCTTTCCATCCCATCCCGAAATCGTGATCGCCCGCATGGGACTGGCTTTCGCCGTTGCGGCCATCGTCGGGGGACTCGTCTATCTGTTCGCAAAACAAAATCCGCTCCGCAAAACAAATGTACCGGACGAACTGTCCGTACAAACGACGGTGAGAACGCATCCCGGCTTCAAGATGGCACATCCGCACGTCCATAACGGACATGATCATTCGGATCATGAACATCCCAAAAACTGGCGCAGCTTTTTCATTCATGCGGGAGACGAGCTGTTCGACATGGGCAAATATTTGGTTCTTGGCGCCGTGATCACTGCCTGCATTCAAACCTTTGTCAGCCGGGCCGACTTGATTTCCCTCGGAAACGGGCCGATCTCGTCCTATGTATTCATGATGGCGTTCGCCTACGTGCTGTCCCTGTGTTCTACTTCCGATGCCTTCGTTGCTTCAGCTTTCTCACATACGTTTGCCCTTGGGCCGCTGTTGTCTTTTCTCGTGCTCGGACCAATGCTCGATTTCAAAAGCACCTTGATGCTGCTGTCCACGTTCCGCACCCGCTTTGTCATTGGCCTTGCGATCGCCATCATCGTTCTGGTGTTTGCGGGATCGTGGTTAATCAATGCATTTGCATGA
- a CDS encoding GTP-binding protein: MEQRQARSLIPVTVLSGYLGAGKTTLLNHVLHNRQGMRVAVIVNDLSEVNIDAGLIRDGGGLSRIDEKLVEMSNGCICCTLREDLLKEVERLALEGSFDYILIESTGIGEPVPVAQTFTYIDEELGIDLTKFTRLDTMVTVVDAAQFWRDFYSRETLMDRGQEAGEGDTRGIVHLLTDQVEFCDVLVLNKCDLVTEEELLKLEKALRAMQPTAKLIRTTNGRIDPHEILNTGRFDFEKASQSAGWIRELMKEEHTPETEEYGIHSFVYHRKRPFHPERLLRWIAKWPDSIVRSKGLMWLATRNHMAVSFSHAGTSKQLAPAGLWVGAMSEEERHLHFGDTLPNIPDWDETWGDRVTKLVFIGIDMDRSEIERTLDETLLTDEEMQRNWRDLKDPFPTWH, translated from the coding sequence ATGGAACAACGACAAGCACGCAGCCTCATTCCCGTCACCGTATTGAGCGGATATTTGGGAGCGGGCAAAACAACTTTACTGAATCATGTGCTCCATAATCGCCAAGGCATGAGAGTGGCTGTGATCGTCAATGATTTGAGCGAGGTGAATATCGACGCTGGGTTGATCCGGGATGGCGGAGGTTTGTCTCGTATCGATGAGAAACTGGTGGAAATGTCCAATGGGTGCATCTGCTGCACCTTGCGCGAGGATTTGCTGAAAGAGGTGGAGCGACTCGCTTTGGAAGGCTCCTTTGATTATATTTTGATCGAATCGACAGGGATTGGCGAGCCTGTGCCTGTTGCTCAGACGTTTACATACATCGACGAAGAACTCGGGATTGATCTGACGAAATTTACACGCCTCGATACGATGGTAACTGTGGTGGATGCAGCCCAATTTTGGCGGGATTTCTATTCAAGGGAGACGCTGATGGATCGCGGCCAGGAAGCCGGTGAAGGAGATACGCGGGGGATCGTGCACCTGTTGACCGATCAGGTCGAGTTTTGCGATGTATTGGTCTTGAACAAATGTGATTTGGTGACGGAAGAGGAATTGCTCAAGCTGGAGAAGGCGCTCCGCGCGATGCAGCCGACAGCCAAACTGATCCGAACGACGAATGGGCGAATTGATCCGCATGAAATTTTGAACACGGGGCGTTTCGACTTCGAAAAGGCAAGTCAGTCTGCGGGCTGGATCCGGGAATTGATGAAGGAAGAGCATACGCCCGAGACGGAGGAGTATGGCATTCACTCGTTCGTATATCATCGCAAACGTCCTTTCCATCCCGAACGCCTGCTTCGATGGATTGCCAAGTGGCCGGACAGCATCGTTCGTTCGAAAGGGCTGATGTGGCTTGCGACGCGCAACCATATGGCCGTTTCCTTTAGCCATGCCGGTACATCGAAGCAGCTGGCTCCGGCAGGATTGTGGGTCGGCGCGATGAGTGAGGAGGAACGTCATTTGCATTTTGGCGATACGCTGCCGAACATTCCGGATTGGGATGAGACGTGGGGGGACCGGGTAACCAAGCTTGTGTTCATCGGCATTGACATGGACCGTTCGGAGATTGAACGGACACTGGACGAAACGCTGCTGACGGATGAAGAGATGCAGCGGAATTGGAGGGATTTGAAGGATCCGTTTCCGACGTGGCATTGA
- the rpmG gene encoding 50S ribosomal protein L33, which yields MRVIVTLACTECGDRNYTTTKNKRNHPERLEMKKYSPRLKKMTIHRETR from the coding sequence ATGAGAGTCATCGTAACCTTAGCCTGCACCGAGTGCGGGGACCGCAACTATACCACCACCAAGAACAAACGCAATCACCCGGAGCGGCTGGAAATGAAAAAGTATTCCCCCCGCCTGAAAAAAATGACGATTCACCGCGAAACGAGATAA